The following DNA comes from Mycolicibacterium aromaticivorans JS19b1 = JCM 16368.
CCGGCACCGTGGTGACCGCCGCCGGACTGGTGTTCGCCTTCACGATGGGTTCGATGATCTCCGGCGACTTGCTCAACGTCGGTCAGGGCGGGATGACGATCGGGATCGGCCTGTTGCTCGACACGTTGATCGTGCGGTCCTTGATGACACCGTCGATCGCCGCGATCCTCGGGCCCTGGTTCTGGTGGCCGCTGCGGGTGCGCCAACGGCCGGCCTACAGCGAGCGGATGCGCACGGTCCCGCCACAACAGGACATCACGGCCGGACCCGAAGGTGACACCGAGGTGCTCGCCCCGGCTTAACCCTCCCCGGCTTCGGCCTCGGCGAGTTCACGCTTCCACTGTTTGAATGTCTCTTCGGTGCGGCCGCGCCGCCAGTAGCCGGAGATGGAGGCCCACTTGGCGTCGACGCCGCGCTCCTTGCGAATGTAGGGGCGCAGGTTGTGCATGACGGCTTGGGCTTCACCGTGGATGAAGACCTGGACCTGGCCCGGTAGCCACAAGGTGGTGGTGACGGCCTGGATGAGCGGCGCGTTGTCACCGGCCCGGTCGTCGCCCACGAGGTCGGCGCGCCCGCCGCGGTAGATCCAGTTGATGGCGACGGACTCCGGTGCGTTGAGCTCGACTTCGTCCTCGGGTCCGGCGACCTCGATGAAGGCCTTGCCAACAGCGTTGGGCGGCAACGCTTCCAGGGCAGCGCTGATGGCGGGGAGTCCCGCCTCGTCGCCGGCGAACAGATGCCAGTCGGCTGCCGGGTCGGGTGCGTACGCCCCGCCGGGCCCCATCAGGTAGACGGTGTCGCCGGGTTCGGCGGCCGCCGCCCACGGTCCGGCCACGCCGTGCTCACCATGGACCACGAAGTCGACGGTGATCTGACGAGCCTGCGGGTCGACGCGCCGCACGGTGTAGGTGCGTACGGTGGGCTGCTGTTCGGGCGGGAAGTCAGTGAAGCTGTCCAGCGTCAGCGGGTGCGGCAGCGACGCGACGTCGATGTCGTCGCGAACGAAGACGAACTTGACGTACGAGTCGGTGAACTCACCGGGCGTGAACGTGTCGAACCCGGTCCCGCCGAGGACGACGCGCACCATGTGCGGCGCCAGCTGCTCGGTACTGACGACCTGAAATGTGTGTAGTGGTCGACCCGCCACATCGCCTCCCGACGAAAATCGATAGCCAACCGGCTCGACTATACGTTTCGAGGGGGTGTTCCGGCCGTCTACATCGTCAGGCCGGCCTGCGCACCAGCCGCCAGCAGCCGTCCTCACGGCGGGCCAGCCCCGCGATCTCCAGCATCGCCAGCGGACCGAGCACTGCGGTCGGCGCCAGCCCGGACGCCACCGCGATCTCATCGGCGCTGCGCACCCCACGCGCCGGCAGTGCCTCGTACACCTGCTTCTCGGGGTCGCTCAGGCCATCGAGCGGTCCAACCGGATGCGGCTCCTCGTCGGCGAATTCTCCTGCCCGACCGACCAATTCGACGACATCTTCGGCTCGCGTCACCAGCTCGGCACCGTTGCGCAGCAGCACATGACATCCCATCGACGACGCCGACGTCACCGGACCGGGCACCGCACACACCACCCGGCCGAGCGCCCGCGCCCACGCGGCGGTGTTCGCCGCCCCGCTGCGGACACCGGCCTCCACCACCACGGTGGCCGTACCCAGCGCCGCCACCAGCCGATTGCGGGTCAGGAAACGGTGCCGGGCGGGCCGTACACCCGGTGGGTACTCGGTGAGCAGGAGGCCGGAAGTACCGATCCGGTGCAGCAGCGACGAATGGCCGGCCGGATACAGCACGTCGACGCCGCCGGCCAGCACCGCAACCGTCTGCCCATCCGCCGCCAGCGCGGCACGGTGCGCCACCCCGTCGACGCCGTAGGCGCCGCCGGAGACCACCGTGACGTCCTGCTCGGCAAGCCCCGCGGCCAGGTCGGCGGCGACGTGCTCGCCATACCCGGAGGCCGCCCGCGTTCCCACGATGGCCGCGGCCCGCTCCGCGACGTCGTCGAGCCGGGCCGGGCCGATCGCCCAGAGTGC
Coding sequences within:
- a CDS encoding siderophore-interacting protein, encoding MAGRPLHTFQVVSTEQLAPHMVRVVLGGTGFDTFTPGEFTDSYVKFVFVRDDIDVASLPHPLTLDSFTDFPPEQQPTVRTYTVRRVDPQARQITVDFVVHGEHGVAGPWAAAAEPGDTVYLMGPGGAYAPDPAADWHLFAGDEAGLPAISAALEALPPNAVGKAFIEVAGPEDEVELNAPESVAINWIYRGGRADLVGDDRAGDNAPLIQAVTTTLWLPGQVQVFIHGEAQAVMHNLRPYIRKERGVDAKWASISGYWRRGRTEETFKQWKRELAEAEAGEG
- the dprA gene encoding DNA-processing protein DprA, with product MTDYAKTLAWAYLSRVAEPPCDEIAGLIGDVGPVEAAHRVAGGEVSDALRERTAARRDIDAAEADLALLERRGGRLITPDDDEWPTLAFAAFSGSAVREKPHGRPPVALWAIGPARLDDVAERAAAIVGTRAASGYGEHVAADLAAGLAEQDVTVVSGGAYGVDGVAHRAALAADGQTVAVLAGGVDVLYPAGHSSLLHRIGTSGLLLTEYPPGVRPARHRFLTRNRLVAALGTATVVVEAGVRSGAANTAAWARALGRVVCAVPGPVTSASSMGCHVLLRNGAELVTRAEDVVELVGRAGEFADEEPHPVGPLDGLSDPEKQVYEALPARGVRSADEIAVASGLAPTAVLGPLAMLEIAGLARREDGCWRLVRRPA